The following nucleotide sequence is from Mesobacillus jeotgali.
TCTTTATAAGTATTTGGCGTTTTCAATTTATATGCCTTCGCTAGGATTTTTGCCATCTCTCCGCGAGTCAGTTTTCCCTGCGGATCGAACTGGCCATCACCTTTTCCGCTGATGATTCCTTCCGCTACAGCGGCCGCTATGACATCAAATCCTGGATGGCCTTTTTTAATGTCCTTGAAATGTGGATCTGGACGATTTGACGTGTCCAGCTTCATCTCTCTTGCCAGCATCATGACTGCCTGCAGGCGTGTGATTGGCAGATTCGGTCTAAAAATATTGTCAGCATAGCCATTAATGATACCTAACTCTACCAATTGACCTATTTCTTTTTGGTACTTCGGTAAATCCTTAAACCCCTTTTGCGGGCTCGCAAATGCTGCAGCAGCTATTGATTGAACCATCAACAGCACAACTAAAAACACTGCTAAAGCCCTTCTGATATTCCCATTCCCCACTTACATTCCTCCTAGATTTTTGGTTTTTTGTTCCAAATAATACAGTTCTATATCTTATCCTAATTTCCTTCAGTATTTTAGGTCTTTTTGAGTAATTTTCCATATTTTCAGTTTGTTAAAAGGGGTATTTGAGGTAACAGGCACCTCGCAGTTAAACTGGTTTGTATCTGTTTTTAAAACATAAAAGATGAGAGAAATTAAAAAAAATAATTTTTCCTACAAATATATGATAATGTGAATCTATAGAGACTTAAGGAGGGGAGAATAGTTCTATAATGAAAAATTACTTATTTATTGCTTTTCTTACTGTTTCAACTCTTCTAGCAGCCAAACCAGGAGTTTTGAATCAACCTTCAAATTCAAATGACTATTACAATGAAAAAGAATTCATACATCAGATTAACTTAACAAATCCTCCCAATGAAGACTTATTAATAAGTGATATCCAATTTGCACATCTCGAGGAGCTCAAATCATCCTCAACGGGTCTAATTCGCATGTCATATCCTAATCAGGAAGATAAGGTTGATAGCGATTTCGGAAAGACTGTTATAGAAAACCTAATCGAGAGTAGCTTTACCATTGACTCTGGTGAAGGAGAATCTTTTGAAGATGATCATGTATATAATGATTTGAATATGCTCACAATCACAGTTTCTCATTATAGTTATTAAGTACTTGAACAAAGTACAGGCACCTCCTAAAAGGGAGGTGCCTGTTACTTTGTTATATATTTTCCAAAATCACTTGGAACGTCTGGTGGGTTGTCCATGCTGATGCGGTGGGCAATCATGGTTCCTACTTCTGGATAGAAGTGGTGCCCGTCGAAGTAGTTGGAGGTGTCTTTTGTAACGGTGTTGATGTCCATGAAGTTATAGACACCGCCGAATACTTCGGTGACTTCACTGAGCCACTTTTCATAATGCGGATAGGCACCGGAGTTGATGAGTGCCTGGAACAACGGCTCTGAGATCGGCGTTGTGAACACGATGAATTCTGTGTCCGGGTTCTTGTCTTTTACATTTTGCAGAATTTTTTTGTAGTTCGGATTGTATTCATAATCTCCATAGAAGGTTGTCGTAAATTTCTCTACCTTTTTTTGCAGCTCTTCGTCTGCTTCCTTTTTTGAAAGTCTGATCGTGCTAGCGACATTCTGCCGATCATAGGTCCGCACGAATACAGGTTCATCTTTAATGGAAGCTTTAAAGTTATAACAAGAATACCTAGTTAAATCATAGGAAATGATATTTTTCCAGCGAACGAATGGCTTGTCCAGTGTGCTGGCATACGGTTCGATTGATAATGGTGCCTTGCTCTCAGCCAGGCTTGACTTAAAAAAATCCAGCCCAATGATGACTGTCTTGATTTCTTTTGTGCTGTTCTTTTTTGCAAAGTCGATATAACTCTCATATTCTTTTACCGACATGTTCGCCACTGAGTAATTGTATACGTCCATGCCTTTGAATTCATGCTGATCGATATAGGTGCTGCGGCTGCTGCCTATTAATAATGTATCGACGCTGAATGGCTGGAATTTAATTCGATTCGTTTTTTGCTGGCGTTCATTGATCGTGTCCTGCACATCATTGAACTCATGTTTTCCACCATACATCCACATTGGGTCCATCCAGTAATTGAAACCGCCAATGCCGGCGACCAGCACAATCAGAGTCAACACCAGCCTGACCGCCCACGCTTTGTAAGTCATCTATTTTCACCTAATTACGTCTGCTAGATTTTAGTCTTGATAATTATACAATACAAGATAGTTTACGTATAGACGAAAGGCACCTTCCCACGAATGGGAGGTGCCCTTAAGTTTTAGCTTGCTGTTTCCCAAATTAGGTCTGCCCATTCTGGATGGTCGATGAATGGGTTTCGGTTTTTTTGCCAGTTTTGGTAGATGGTTTCATTGCGGCGTTTTTCGAATTCATCTACTGGGTCTTGTTTGTGCCACTCTAGCAAGGTTGTGAGTTTGCCGTGAAGTGGTGCTGGAGAGGTATTGACTGTGTCTGATAGTTCCAGGTCCAGTTCTCCATTTCCTTCGTAACGAACGGCCATATAAAATAGCATACGGGCAATATCACCCTTCACCCGATTAGGCGGTTCCCATGAATCTCCGTCATAGCGGCACTCGGTACATTCATTGTGAATTGAGCCGCCATTGTCGAAATCTTTGTTACCACGGCTGCTATTGACGGATGCATCCGTAGGTCTTAGGTGATGGATATCTGTTCCTGGTCCAACCGTAGTCCCGAAGTCTCCGTGGGATTTAGCCCAGACGTGTTCCCTGTTCCAGTCATCTGCGTTGCCGCCATTGGTTGTCTTGGCTTGAGATCGCCCTGTATATAACAGGATAACATTGTCCTTATTATTAGGGTCTTCATCCGTTTCCTTCAAAGCCTCCCATACCTGGGCATAGCTCAATTTCTCCTGGACCTTGATAATGTTATAAAGAGCAGACTTTAAGTCTGCTCCCGTTTTGCCATAGGCCGAATCGTAGTAACTGCTTGTTTCAGGAGTCTGGTCTTCTTCAGGGATGAATGGGGAAGAAATTTCTTTCCCCATTGAATCCGTGAACTTGATTCCAGACGTGTCAACTCCGTCAGTGACAGTCCATTTCACTACATTTTCTGCACCTTTGATTTCTTTTACATTGGCATTATCAATGACTACTTCTTTGACAGCTGCACCACTTAGGTCAATTACAGTATCCTGTTGAGCAGGAGAAATTACCACTTTCGTATTTTCAAGTCCATCTCCTTCAACTTTCGCTGTTTTCTTCAGCCAGATACCTTCACTGATTACAGATGTGCTATCTACTTTGATATAGCTGTTCGGTGCCCCTACAACTAGCTTCTTAGTCTTGAAACCAGTCAGATTGTATACCTTGTTATAAACTACTGGTGCTTTCAAAGCCGTCTGGATAAGAAGCGGATCATGGTCACTTCCACGTCCATGCTCTTCCATGAATCCAGAGTTGATGTGAACCATGCTAACTCTAGTCGCGGCTTCCAAATTCTTCGTTACAAGGATATGGTCAAGTACTTGTGCATTACCCTGGTAAGAATATGAATATCTTTGGTCTGCAGGTACTTTTTCAACCATATTCACAAGTTCGTTGCCTTTTAGAGTCTGTAAAGGATTTGAGAACTCGAAGTCATTAAAGTCACCTAATAGAATAATGTTCGCATTAGGATCCTTTGTTTTTACATCTTGAACGAATCCATTCACGACTTTCGCAATTTCCATGCGCTGTACTTCACTCTTTAATACAGGCGGCTGATTTTTACCGAATAACGGCTGGTCTCCGCCTTTTGAGTTGAAGTGGTTTGCTACAACAATAACGCTCTCACCCTGGAAGTTGAATTGAGCTGCAAGAGATTTGCGGCTGTCTTCGAATGCAGGGTTTGTTGGATCAATACGACCTGGGTTCAATGTCAGCTTTCCATTTTCAAAGCCCACTGCTTCTTCAGCAGTTCCTTTTGGTGCTTCCATTAATTCAACACGATCTTCATTGTAAAGGAATCCAACACGGATGTTACCGCCAGGCTGGCCTCCGTCAGTCTTATCTACTGGCGCGATATCAGTATACGTATATGTTGGACCGCCAAGATCTTTGATTGTTTGGATCAATAGTGCAGCACTAGCAGATGCATCTGTTGTACCGCTGTCTGTTGGACCGTCATTGTCCTGTACTTCAGTCAGGCCAACGATATCAGGCGTCTTCATATTTTTTACAATTGCCTCAGCAAGCTTGGTAACTTTTGCAGCGTCCACCTTTGGTGAGAAGTTTTCCACGTTGTATGAAGCAACTGTCAATTTGTCTGCTGCCGGCACGATTGATGTGATTTCACGTTCGTTCGAGCCTGCTACTAATTCAGGAAGATTGGCTTTATTCGTTAATAGCTTGTAGTTGCTGTAACCATAGCTCATAACGCCTGTAATAGAGCCATTGAATTGATCTCCCATTTTTGCAATGAAGCTTTCATCGTTCATGTCGACTGTAATTCTTTCAGGATTGAAGTCACCTTCAGATATACGCAATCCACCATCTGGAATGTTTGCATCCATTGTTCCTGGGATTACGACTACTTCACCATACTTCTGTGGTGCTACAACTTTTGCATCGTCAACCCGAACAAGCATGCCTTCTAAACTTTCATAGAAGTCAATTGCATCTTCTGCTGGATCAAAAATAGCCAATCCATCGTTGTCAATTACTTCGGTTGGAGCTGTGCGGTCAACACCAATAACCACTGGAGCAGGAAGAGTTTCACCGCTGCGGACCTTTTCAACCGTAGATGCAGCAATTTCTGTAGAAGGAAGATCTACCTGGTAACGGTCATCATATCCTTCAATAAAATGCTCTTTGATTTGACCAGAGACTTTTACTACATCTCCAGGAACTAGTCCATGCCCACTTTTATAAACAAGGATGCCATCAGATGTTGCGTCGTTTCCATCACCCTCAAGGTCCTGGATATAGACATCATTCTTGCCTAGAACGTAGGTTACAACACCTTCTACATCATTTACATTTAATCCCTCATATTTAGAGAAGTGACGTTCGCCCTGAATATCATAAATGCGGACAACGTCCTTTTGAATGATGTAGTCATACGTATAAACCTTGCTGCTTGTCAGGCCTTCTTTTACAGCAAGAGCCTTGATTGTCATATCTGCATTTACTGTGATTGGTGCACTATACACTGGGCTGCTGGCTGTTGGTTCACTGCCATCAGTCGTGTAGTGAATAGTTGCGCCTTCTGTATCTGTAGATAATGTTACTGAATCACCAGCTTGAACGAAGCCTGCACCAGGAGTTGCTACTACTGGGCGAACAAAGCTCGGATCAAGAACAATATCAGCTTCCGTCCTAGGAATCAGCTGGTGAACATCACGATAAGCGCCAAGAACGCCTGTGATTGAATCATAACTAGTGTCAACTTCTAACCATTCTTGAGTTCCTGGACGAAGCTGGTAAGAGTCGCCGTTTGCGTCAACAGCCGTATAGTTTCCGCTTGCGAAGCTCTCAACCTTTGATTTGCCTACTTTAACCAGCATTGCTTCATACTGTTCTGTAAGCTGCGCTGCAGTCAATTCTTTAGCAGCCGGAATTTCTTTTTGGCCGAGGACTTTGACATTCTCTGAACTTACTTCCAATTCTAAAAGCGAATTGTAGTCAACTACTTCACCGAATGCTTCCACTTCATCACCAGGCTGTACACTGACTGAACCGTATAGTACGATACCGGCATTTTCATCCTGGATGTAGATGTTTTTGCCGAGTACTGCTGTTACAACACCCGATGTAAGGGCAAAATCACCAGGGTTCATCGTTCTTACTTCGGAAATTGTTTTAAGGCTTAGAACAGTGTAAGTGTATTCTGCGACGTCACTGTTTTCCATACTATCTGCTACAGCAATTGCCTTGATTGTAGTATCTGCTGTGATTGCGATTGGAGCTGAATATACTGTTGATACAATTGTTGGCTCAGAGCCATCAACTGTGTAGTAAATTGTTGCGTCTTCAGTTGTAGTCGTTAATTCTACTTCAGTACCTGCTTTTACTGCTGAAGATGGTACGGAAGCAGTTACAGCTGAAACTTTTGTAGGCTCTTCGGAGGGTGCACCCGCCATTGTGTGGGAGCCGATGTGTTCATAAGTATTCTGAGGATATGCATCCCACTCCGTTTCTGGGACAAACACGTCAGAAATATTTGTGTCGCCGGAAGTAACTGTACTCTTACGTACAAGCGTCATCTCAGCAGTTTTTGCTTCAGTACCCCATGATGATCCTGGGTCAAAACCTACTTGTCCAAAAGAATCAATAACTGTTCCACTATGTTTTAAAACAAGTGCATCATCACCATTGTAGAATGTAATTGTGTGGGTCATATCCCCTAAATCCTTCAGTGCAGGTTCCGCACTAGCATTCACAATTACAAATGTTTCTCCATTGGCAAGTGTTGTTGAGATATCCGTTTGCTTTGAGAAATCTAAGGTTGTCCCAACAGTCTGATTACCATTGGTATAGAGCTCCAGGCTGTATTCAGTCAGATCTACAGCTTGACCGGTACCATTATATAGCTCTATTGCTTTATTGCTGTTCGAACCTTCCACATACTCAGAAATGATAAGGTCACTAGCAAGTGTAGCTGCTTTTACCTGTTGAGCGATAAACGGCAAGAACAGGTTAACCACTAAAGCCAGTGTTAATAAAATGCTTAATGACTTCCTTTGTGATCGGTTAATCATTAATTAAGTCTCCTTTTGAAGAAGTTTTTTTGTATTCCAGAAGATGATAGCCACCTTTTCAGTGGCATTTTTCGACAGGTCTAAAGTCTGACTTTTCACATAACAAAAGATTCTTTTTACATTTTTAAATTAATCTTCTAAAATTGTATCCCCTTCAACTGTTACGTTGAATAATACTACTTCTGTATTACCTTTTAAATAAAGGTCACCCTTTACTGTTGCGTTTTCTAACTTTTCAACTCCAGTTACATCAACTCTTACATCTCCGTAAAAGACTTTTGGATTCTCTGCTGTACCATTGAAGTTCGCTGGATTGACCATTGCCGGACCTGTAGCCCCTCCGCCTCCATTTCCAGCAACAGGTATAGTAAACTCAACAACCCCAGTCACCTTAATACCCTTGAATGTTAAAAGCGTATATTTTGTTCCTTCCTGCTGAATGGATGTCTTTAGCTCTACTGTTACTTCAGCAGAAGATGAACTTATGATTTTAGCTTCTATTACTTCTAATCCATTATCGAAAACAAAATCAGAAGCTTTAAGATCTGTTACATCGTCTTTAAGTTTCAGATGAAGTGTGGTGCTATCCACGGACTGTATACTTAAGATTTCCGATATCACTACATCTTCTTTTGAGGACTTATATAAAAAGATCCCAAAGTCGCCACGTTTTACATTGGCATTGATTCCAAAGTTTTCTGCAGACATCCCTTTGGCAACTCCATTAGCAACAAGAGCTTGAACGGCTGGCTGGTAATTCTTTGGAACATCTTTGAATGACAAATCTGTCCCACCTTTTAAATCAAATCCTTTTTGAATCCAGATTGCCACTTCTCCACGAGTGATTGGACTGTTGGAATCAAATAGCGTTTTTGTTTTACCAGAAGTGATTCCTGCTGCTTTTAGCGCGTTGACTGCAGCTTGTCCGCGGTCAGGCACATCCTTGAACCCAGAATTGGGAGCCTTATCTGTATCTAGGCCCAACACCTTAGCTGTTAAGATGGCGGCATCAATTCGTTTGATTTGCTCACTTATCCCAAACGAGGAGTCACTCATTCCCTTTGCCCCTTTTGATACAAGAAAGTCAATTGAGTCAGCATATCTTGGTGTAACATCAGAAAAATCAGCTGCTGCTGATGAGAAACCTGCTGATGCAACCATTAAAGCTGTCGCAGCTATTGCTACCATCTTGCGGTAAGACTTCTTCATTTACACAAGCCTCCTATGGTGACTAAGCACCTTCCAGTATACTGGAAGGTGCTTGTCACTTATCATTATTTCTGTGTATCTACAATTCTGCCTTCAACTTTTGGTTCAATTGTTTCAAATTGAGTCAAGTAGTCAACGAACATTTCGTAATCTACGAAGCCTGGTTCGCTTACGCGGCCTTCTGCATATGCGTTTGCGAACATTTCGTATCCATCTCCGCCTTTTGCAGTGAATGTGTTTGTAGCAACAAAGTAGTTTTTAGTTAAATCTAGCTCTGTGAACGTTCCATCCACACCTTTTACTTCCACTTTAACGACTCTTTCTCCAGCTGGCTTGCTGCTGTCATAAGAGAATTTCATTCCTGAAATATGCAGGAATGCGCCGCTTTCCTTAGGAGCCTGGCTTACGCTGTGCTCAAGGGCAGCTTTGATTTCAGAACCTTTAAGGTTCATGATGCCTAGTGTGTTACCGAATGGCATTGTTGTTAAAACTTCACCCAATGTAATATCGCCTTCATCGATTGAAGCACGGATACCACCGCCGTTTGTTACAGCGATAACAGTCTCAGGGTTGATTGTCTTAGCTTTTGCAAGCATACCATCAGTGATCAGGTTACCAAGATTGGACTCCTGAGTACGAACGACTGCACGGTCTCCTTCAAGCTTGACTGCAGCAGATGTTCCGATGGACTGGTTTTGAAGCTCAGTCACTTTATCTTTGAAAGGTTTTACTAACTCTACAGCTTTTACATCTTCAGCTTTGTCCTTAAGGGCTACTAGCTCACCAGCATATCCAGTGATTGTTCCCCAGTAGTCAAACTCAACATCTAAAGTACCTAGCAAATCGCTATATTGGCCAGCTTGTACAATTAGAGTAGGCTCATCTTTTTCAATAAGCTTTGGCTCTGTAAGTTTTGTATGTGTATGTCCGCCAACAATGATATCGATTCCGTCTACTGCTTCAGCCAGTCTAAGATCATTATCATATGCAACATTATCGTCATAGCCTAAGTGTGAAAGGGCGATGATTTTATGGATTCCCTCAGCTTCGAAAGCAGCAACCATTCTTTCTGCTTCTTCAACATAATTGCTGAATGTAATTTTGCCAGGACTTGAAATATCCTTTGTTTCTTCTGTTGTTAATCCAAAGATACCAACCTTCTGGCCATCGATTACTTTTACGATACCATCATAGATCTTACCATCTTCGATTTTCTCGCCAATAGTTGCTGTTGCTTGAAGACCATTAAATAGAGCATCTTTTGAGAAGTCAACGTTAGAGCTGACAAATGGGAACTGTGCTCCTTTTACAAACTCAGAAAGGGCCTTATGTCCCTCTGCACTTGCGCCAAGGTCGAATTCATGGTTTCCGAAAGTCATAGCATCATAGCCAAGATAGTTCATTAATGCTAAATCAGCTTGTCCCTCGAACTCGTTAAAATATAGAGTACCAGAGAATGCGTCCCCTGCACTTAGCAATAGAGCATCAGGGTTTTCAGCACGAACTTCTTTAACTGCTGTTGCTAGTTTAGGAGCTTTATCTACATATCCGTGAGTATCATTCGTATGCATTAATGTTAATGCTAGGTCTCCATTTTCAATTGCTTGAGCAGCCTTGAATAGGAAGATTGCATAATCGCCGCGCTTAGCAATTTGATTAACACCAAAGTTAGTATTAGAGAAGCCTTTAGCTACTTCGTTAGCAACCAAAGCTTGAACAGAAGCTTCATAGTTAGAGCTTACATCCTTAAAGTTAAAATCCGATTGACCAAGCAATCCGAATCCTCTTTCAATCCAAATAGCCAATTCTCCACGAGTGATGTAGCTATTGGAACCAAAACTAGTAGCATTCTTTCCGGATGCAATGCCATAGAATTTCAATGCATTTACAGCATCCTTCGCACGATCAGGAACATCCTTGAATCCAGCCTCGGGAGCGCTTACATCATTAAGACCAAGAACATTAGCCAAAAGAACCGCAGCGTCA
It contains:
- a CDS encoding chitobiase/beta-hexosaminidase C-terminal domain-containing protein, producing the protein MINRSQRKSLSILLTLALVVNLFLPFIAQQVKAATLASDLIISEYVEGSNSNKAIELYNGTGQAVDLTEYSLELYTNGNQTVGTTLDFSKQTDISTTLANGETFVIVNASAEPALKDLGDMTHTITFYNGDDALVLKHSGTVIDSFGQVGFDPGSSWGTEAKTAEMTLVRKSTVTSGDTNISDVFVPETEWDAYPQNTYEHIGSHTMAGAPSEEPTKVSAVTASVPSSAVKAGTEVELTTTTEDATIYYTVDGSEPTIVSTVYSAPIAITADTTIKAIAVADSMENSDVAEYTYTVLSLKTISEVRTMNPGDFALTSGVVTAVLGKNIYIQDENAGIVLYGSVSVQPGDEVEAFGEVVDYNSLLELEVSSENVKVLGQKEIPAAKELTAAQLTEQYEAMLVKVGKSKVESFASGNYTAVDANGDSYQLRPGTQEWLEVDTSYDSITGVLGAYRDVHQLIPRTEADIVLDPSFVRPVVATPGAGFVQAGDSVTLSTDTEGATIHYTTDGSEPTASSPVYSAPITVNADMTIKALAVKEGLTSSKVYTYDYIIQKDVVRIYDIQGERHFSKYEGLNVNDVEGVVTYVLGKNDVYIQDLEGDGNDATSDGILVYKSGHGLVPGDVVKVSGQIKEHFIEGYDDRYQVDLPSTEIAASTVEKVRSGETLPAPVVIGVDRTAPTEVIDNDGLAIFDPAEDAIDFYESLEGMLVRVDDAKVVAPQKYGEVVVIPGTMDANIPDGGLRISEGDFNPERITVDMNDESFIAKMGDQFNGSITGVMSYGYSNYKLLTNKANLPELVAGSNEREITSIVPAADKLTVASYNVENFSPKVDAAKVTKLAEAIVKNMKTPDIVGLTEVQDNDGPTDSGTTDASASAALLIQTIKDLGGPTYTYTDIAPVDKTDGGQPGGNIRVGFLYNEDRVELMEAPKGTAEEAVGFENGKLTLNPGRIDPTNPAFEDSRKSLAAQFNFQGESVIVVANHFNSKGGDQPLFGKNQPPVLKSEVQRMEIAKVVNGFVQDVKTKDPNANIILLGDFNDFEFSNPLQTLKGNELVNMVEKVPADQRYSYSYQGNAQVLDHILVTKNLEAATRVSMVHINSGFMEEHGRGSDHDPLLIQTALKAPVVYNKVYNLTGFKTKKLVVGAPNSYIKVDSTSVISEGIWLKKTAKVEGDGLENTKVVISPAQQDTVIDLSGAAVKEVVIDNANVKEIKGAENVVKWTVTDGVDTSGIKFTDSMGKEISSPFIPEEDQTPETSSYYDSAYGKTGADLKSALYNIIKVQEKLSYAQVWEALKETDEDPNNKDNVILLYTGRSQAKTTNGGNADDWNREHVWAKSHGDFGTTVGPGTDIHHLRPTDASVNSSRGNKDFDNGGSIHNECTECRYDGDSWEPPNRVKGDIARMLFYMAVRYEGNGELDLELSDTVNTSPAPLHGKLTTLLEWHKQDPVDEFEKRRNETIYQNWQKNRNPFIDHPEWADLIWETAS
- a CDS encoding S-layer homology domain-containing protein, whose protein sequence is MKKSYRKMVAIAATALMVASAGFSSAAADFSDVTPRYADSIDFLVSKGAKGMSDSSFGISEQIKRIDAAILTAKVLGLDTDKAPNSGFKDVPDRGQAAVNALKAAGITSGKTKTLFDSNSPITRGEVAIWIQKGFDLKGGTDLSFKDVPKNYQPAVQALVANGVAKGMSAENFGINANVKRGDFGIFLYKSSKEDVVISEILSIQSVDSTTLHLKLKDDVTDLKASDFVFDNGLEVIEAKIISSSSAEVTVELKTSIQQEGTKYTLLTFKGIKVTGVVEFTIPVAGNGGGGATGPAMVNPANFNGTAENPKVFYGDVRVDVTGVEKLENATVKGDLYLKGNTEVVLFNVTVEGDTILED
- a CDS encoding 5'-nucleotidase C-terminal domain-containing protein, translated to MVSKSSRKFIATAATAAMVASAVAPAVSAADAASFKDVSGRYVDAVDFVVGAGANGKSSTYFGVNESIKRVDAAVLLANVLGLNDVSAPEAGFKDVPDRAKDAVNALKFYGIASGKNATSFGSNSYITRGELAIWIERGFGLLGQSDFNFKDVSSNYEASVQALVANEVAKGFSNTNFGVNQIAKRGDYAIFLFKAAQAIENGDLALTLMHTNDTHGYVDKAPKLATAVKEVRAENPDALLLSAGDAFSGTLYFNEFEGQADLALMNYLGYDAMTFGNHEFDLGASAEGHKALSEFVKGAQFPFVSSNVDFSKDALFNGLQATATIGEKIEDGKIYDGIVKVIDGQKVGIFGLTTEETKDISSPGKITFSNYVEEAERMVAAFEAEGIHKIIALSHLGYDDNVAYDNDLRLAEAVDGIDIIVGGHTHTKLTEPKLIEKDEPTLIVQAGQYSDLLGTLDVEFDYWGTITGYAGELVALKDKAEDVKAVELVKPFKDKVTELQNQSIGTSAAVKLEGDRAVVRTQESNLGNLITDGMLAKAKTINPETVIAVTNGGGIRASIDEGDITLGEVLTTMPFGNTLGIMNLKGSEIKAALEHSVSQAPKESGAFLHISGMKFSYDSSKPAGERVVKVEVKGVDGTFTELDLTKNYFVATNTFTAKGGDGYEMFANAYAEGRVSEPGFVDYEMFVDYLTQFETIEPKVEGRIVDTQK